One Falsibacillus pallidus genomic window carries:
- a CDS encoding FAD-dependent oxidoreductase translates to MSDSLRENTPPEPIWRKDVLLPSFPALAENLSCDVVVAGGGITGITTACLLAKEGLSVILVEADQLLNGTTGHTTAKVTIQHDLIYDELIQHFGLEKTKQYYAANQSALDFIKNTIAAANLDCGYVEQDAYLYATTKSSADKLKKEYEAYQKIGIPGEILDNIPLELNVEAALKVPKQVQFHPIKYLQHLVDSFLEAGGKIFEQTTAKEIQKDTKIKVVMRSGHSIECSHLAACTHFPFIDEKGFYFTRMHADRSYVITAACKKEFPGGMYLSVDEPKRSIRSVECDGQHLLMIGGESHKAGQSKENEEKHYQALAEFAEDVFDAAGIHSKWSAQDLITLDKVPYIGPITSSKPSILIATGYRKWGMTNGTYAAHLLKDYVLGKSNPYSEVFNPSRFKADPSVKHFIKENANVAAELIKGKLSFPGNSLDDLQKDEGAIVMYNDDRTGAYRDLEGNLHLVDVTCTHLGCECEWNSGDKTWDCPCHGSRFTYDGDVVEGPAKKPLKIIEPY, encoded by the coding sequence ATGTCTGATTCATTAAGGGAAAATACCCCTCCAGAACCGATTTGGCGCAAAGATGTCCTTCTGCCCTCTTTCCCCGCTCTTGCGGAAAATCTTTCATGTGATGTTGTCGTAGCTGGGGGAGGAATCACCGGGATTACCACTGCCTGCCTTCTGGCAAAAGAAGGATTGTCTGTCATCCTGGTTGAAGCCGATCAGCTCCTGAACGGTACAACCGGACATACAACAGCCAAAGTAACCATTCAGCATGATCTGATTTATGATGAACTTATTCAGCACTTTGGACTTGAAAAAACGAAACAATATTATGCTGCCAATCAGTCTGCCCTTGATTTCATTAAAAATACGATTGCCGCTGCCAACCTGGATTGCGGATATGTTGAGCAGGACGCCTACTTATATGCCACAACGAAAAGTTCTGCTGATAAATTAAAAAAGGAATACGAAGCCTATCAGAAAATCGGTATTCCGGGTGAAATTTTAGATAATATCCCTTTGGAATTGAATGTGGAAGCAGCCCTCAAAGTTCCGAAACAAGTTCAATTTCATCCAATTAAATACCTGCAGCATTTAGTTGATTCGTTCCTTGAAGCAGGCGGCAAAATCTTTGAACAGACAACAGCAAAGGAAATACAAAAGGATACGAAAATAAAAGTCGTGATGAGAAGCGGACATTCCATCGAATGCTCACATCTCGCTGCCTGCACTCACTTTCCATTCATTGATGAGAAAGGATTCTATTTCACCAGGATGCACGCTGACCGTTCCTACGTCATTACAGCCGCTTGCAAAAAAGAGTTCCCGGGCGGCATGTACTTGAGTGTGGATGAACCGAAGAGATCAATCCGTTCAGTCGAGTGCGACGGCCAACACCTCCTGATGATCGGGGGAGAAAGCCATAAAGCCGGCCAAAGCAAGGAAAATGAAGAAAAGCATTATCAGGCATTAGCTGAATTTGCAGAAGACGTCTTTGACGCTGCTGGCATCCACTCTAAATGGTCTGCTCAGGATCTAATCACGTTAGATAAAGTCCCCTATATCGGCCCAATCACTTCAAGCAAACCTTCCATTCTCATCGCCACGGGCTATCGAAAATGGGGAATGACAAACGGGACATACGCGGCCCACTTGCTGAAGGATTATGTATTAGGGAAAAGCAATCCTTATTCAGAAGTGTTCAATCCGTCAAGGTTCAAAGCTGATCCAAGTGTTAAACATTTCATCAAAGAGAATGCGAATGTGGCAGCCGAATTGATCAAAGGGAAGCTCTCGTTCCCAGGAAACTCCCTTGATGATCTTCAAAAGGATGAAGGCGCCATCGTGATGTATAATGACGATCGTACAGGTGCCTACCGCGATTTGGAAGGAAATCTGCACCTTGTGGATGTGACCTGCACTCACCTGGGCTGTGAATGTGAATGGAACAGCGGCGACAAGACATGGGACTGCCCATGCCACGGCTCCAGATTTACCTATGACGGCGACGTTGTGGAAGGCCCTGCAAAGAAACCTTTAAAAATTATAGAACCCTATTAA
- a CDS encoding ATP-binding protein, producing MTEAKRIAFRIAVFYIISGAIWIVLSDNVSMALSQQKLQLYFFFQRYKGWLFILVTGIIIYILVHQRTYRLLLSQRELVMKDVKLQEKTQHYQSLFQYNTDGVFEITRDGKVVSVNPEGEAILGFKEDDLKHMDLSSLVPENEKERIQKYFFAALQGEPQIYEITLFNAKRVERITRCSFIPIYINEEITGVFSILKDITESRKNEELLISSEKMSIIGQLAASVAHEIRNPLTSLKGFVQLMDQTKTYDEKYMEIMMSEIERINLISSEMLILGKKQDVDFVRTDIAEILNQVVLLMKAEAHFHSAKLKFNNKLDNPVFIKADPNQLKQVFINIVKNSLEAISSDGIVVLTLSREDGRVRIEVEDNGVGIDEERLSRLGEPFYSTKEKGTGLGLTVSFKLIEKHGGTIDIESEKESGTKVTVTLPVID from the coding sequence ATGACAGAAGCAAAAAGGATAGCCTTCAGGATAGCTGTATTTTACATCATTTCAGGCGCGATTTGGATTGTCTTGTCCGACAATGTATCCATGGCGCTTTCCCAGCAGAAGCTGCAGCTCTATTTCTTTTTTCAACGATATAAGGGCTGGCTCTTTATCCTGGTCACTGGGATCATCATCTATATTTTGGTCCATCAGCGGACCTATCGGCTGCTCCTTTCCCAACGGGAGCTTGTCATGAAAGATGTGAAGCTTCAAGAAAAGACGCAGCATTATCAATCATTATTCCAATACAATACAGATGGTGTTTTTGAAATAACGAGAGATGGAAAAGTTGTTTCGGTCAATCCCGAGGGCGAAGCGATTCTGGGTTTTAAGGAAGATGATCTGAAGCACATGGATTTGTCTTCTCTTGTTCCAGAGAACGAGAAGGAGCGTATTCAAAAGTATTTTTTTGCAGCCCTTCAAGGGGAGCCTCAAATCTATGAGATCACTCTTTTTAATGCCAAAAGGGTAGAGAGAATCACCCGATGTTCGTTCATCCCCATCTACATCAATGAAGAGATTACAGGGGTCTTCAGCATTCTGAAAGATATCACTGAGAGCAGAAAGAATGAAGAGTTGTTGATTTCTTCTGAGAAAATGTCCATCATCGGGCAGCTGGCTGCTTCGGTTGCCCATGAAATCAGGAATCCACTGACCTCCCTTAAAGGATTTGTCCAACTGATGGATCAAACGAAAACCTATGATGAGAAATATATGGAGATCATGATGTCTGAAATTGAAAGAATCAATTTGATTTCCAGCGAAATGCTCATATTGGGGAAAAAGCAGGATGTGGATTTCGTCAGGACGGATATCGCAGAAATCCTGAATCAGGTGGTGCTCTTGATGAAAGCGGAGGCTCATTTCCACAGTGCAAAGCTGAAATTCAATAATAAACTGGATAACCCAGTCTTTATCAAGGCTGATCCTAATCAGTTGAAACAGGTATTCATCAATATTGTGAAAAATAGTTTAGAGGCCATTTCTTCAGATGGAATCGTGGTATTAACTCTGTCCAGAGAGGACGGAAGGGTTCGAATTGAAGTGGAGGACAATGGTGTCGGGATTGATGAAGAGAGACTTTCAAGGCTTGGGGAGCCCTTTTATTCTACAAAGGAAAAAGGAACAGGCCTCGGATTGACGGTTTCATTCAAACTGATTGAGAAGCATGGTGGAACCATCGATATTGAGAGCGAGAAAGAAAGCGGGACAAAAGTGACCGTCACATTGCCTGTTATTGATTAG
- a CDS encoding lmo0937 family membrane protein, whose product MLWSIIIILIILWLLGFTLHVGGGLIHLLLVIALIVFIFNLVTGRRRP is encoded by the coding sequence ATGCTTTGGAGTATTATTATCATTCTTATCATCCTTTGGCTATTAGGATTTACGCTTCACGTTGGCGGAGGATTGATCCATTTACTATTGGTCATCGCACTAATTGTTTTCATCTTCAACTTAGTGACTGGAAGACGACGACCCTAG